The following proteins come from a genomic window of Triticum aestivum cultivar Chinese Spring chromosome 6A, IWGSC CS RefSeq v2.1, whole genome shotgun sequence:
- the LOC123129106 gene encoding putative F-box/FBD/LRR-repeat protein At3g49030 translates to MAKGKKVDRLSALPDDVLVNILDRLNVREAARTSILSRRWTQLCAKLSRLIISTLDFLPKGVLCTDISDDELFRINAAVVQATDSILTRRNPGEHTIRLLSTRFYLRDDVPISIGRAVGHAMAAHLVDNAKFSVMTGKYEISDMAEDDLITSARNFMLFFDACPSAFGGLTTLDLENLRFGESDISNVLITCKRLKHLRLYNCDSGDCSTLQVEHAHLSELSIVHCMLERVELKWLPQLTTMVFEGWLQFQDPLFIGHVPLLEVVSLTNLALSYHKMVLLSEFLSGTSIRDLKLAFNSEKIWVQPEFPTPCLSSVFRQLRFVNLLHLPEGYDLTWTMYILEAAPLLKELYMTVWDHACNMEMDEEKRKEESYSENRGVEWDLVAADFQHHSLATLVIFGFESEDCFVNYVRRVLVAAVNLEDVFLYSRLECGSCKEKKLGRYPWTKRQRISMKKRLTIGIESFAIFHYGEMRPGHVAKMEYPECSLLEEKEAKRC, encoded by the exons ATGGCG AAGGGCAAGAAAGTTGATAGGCTCAGCGCACTGCCTGATGACGTTCTGGTCAACATTCTTGACCGACTCAATGTCCGTGAGGCTGCAAGAACCAGCATCCTCTCGAGACGGTGGACTCAGCTCTGCGCCAAGCTGTCTCGGCTTATAATAAGCACTCTGGATTTCCTGCCAAAGGGTGTGTTGTGCACCGACATCTCTGATGATGAATTGTTCCGCATCAATGCAGCTGTGGTTCAAGCGACAGATAGCATATTGACACGCAGAAATCCTGGAGAGCACACGATCCGCCTTCTGTCCACAAGGTTCTACTTGAGAGATGATGTCCCCATATCCATTGGGCGTGCTGTTGGTCATGCCATGGCGGCACACTTGGTTGACAATGCCAAATTCAGTGTTATGACAGGGAAGTATGAGATCAGTGACATGGCTGAGGATGATCTGATCACCTCTGCGAGAAATTTCATGTTGTTCTTTGATGCCTGTCCAAGTGCATTTGGTGGTCTCACTACCCTTGACCTAGAGAATTTGAGATTTGGGGAATCAGACATATCCAACGTCCTCATCACTTGCAAGCGCTTGAAGCATCTCCGTTTGTACAATTGTGACTCTGGTGATTGCAGCACGCTGCAAGTTGAGCACGCTCATCTCAGTGAGCTTAGTATCGTCCACTGTATGCTTGAACGAGTTGAGCTGAAGTGGCTCCCTCAACTCACAACGATGGTCTTTGAAGGTTGGCTACAATTCCAAGATCCACTGTTCATTGGGCATGTCCCATTGCTGGAGGTTGTAAGCCTCACAAATCTTGCCCTTAGTTACCACAAGATGGTGTTGTTAAGTGAGTTTCTTAGCGGTACCTCTATACGAGATCTGAAGTTGGCATTTAATTCTGAAAAG ATTTGGGTGCAGCCAGAATTTCCGACGCCATGTCTGTCATCTGTTTTCCGCCAACTAAGGTTTGTTAATCTGCTTCATCTTCCTGAAGGGTATGATCTCACCTGGACAATGTATATTCTTGAAGCTGCCCCCTTACTGAAGGAGCTATACATGACG GTATGGGATCATGCCTGTAATATGGAAATGGACGAGGAGAAGAGGAAAGAAGAATCGTATAGTGAGAACCGGGGTGTAGAGTGGGACTTGGTGGCAGCAGATTTCCAACACCACAGTTTGGCCACACTCGTCATTTTTGGCTTTGAATCTGAAGATTGCTTCGTGAATTATGTGAGACGTGTTCTGGTGGCGGCGGTCAATCTAGAGGACGTGTTCCTGTATAGTAGGTTGGAGTGTGGCAGCTGCAAGGAGAAGAAGCTTGGCAGGTACCCCTGGACTAAAAGGCAGAGGATCTCCATGAAGAAGAGACTCACCATTGGGATTGAGTCGTTTGCGATATTTCACTATGGTGAGATGAGGCCTGGTCATGTAGCAAAAATGGAGTACCCAGAGTGCTCACTGCTCGAGGAAAAAGAGGCAAAAAGGTGTTGA